In the genome of Streptomyces sp. SAI-127, the window GGACCTGCTGCTGGCCCACAAGCGCGGTGACGCGGACGCCGTCTCCACGTACTGGAAGCAACTCCAGGAAGAGCGCAAGCAGTTGGACGCCATTCCGCAGCAGGTCTCACCGGGCGTGATGGACCAGTTCCTCTACACCACGATGCTGGAGAACGCCCCCGATCCCGGCGTGGACGCCTCCTTCACGCCCAGCTCCCTGTCGGTCGGGCCCGGAGCCTCCGCCACGGTCACCCTCGACTTCTCCGACGCGCAGGCCAGGACCGTGAGCTGGAAGCTCGACGTGCCCGACGGCGTCACGGCCTCGCCCTCCGAGGGCACGGCCACCACCCCGGGCGCCAAGGTCACCGTCACCCTCACCGGGAAGACCGAGGGCGTCCACTCCGTCGTCGTGTCGGGCACCGGCATCCTGGACCGCGCACTCCCGGTCCAGGTCACCGACGGCACCGGCACACCCCGCGCGCTGACCGCCGACTTCAGTGGCGCGTCGGTGAGTTCCATCGACCTGACCTCCGGCACGACCAGGAACATCGCCGTCGGCAACAACCCCGGCGAGGTCGTCGTGAGCGCGGACGGGCGTACCGCGTACGCCGCCAACCAGGGCTCCGACACGGTCAGCGTGATCGACGTGGCGAGCGGCACGGTCACCGCCACGGTCGCCGTCGGCAAGGTCCCCGCCGGACTCGCACTCACCCCGGACGGCGCCACACTCTGGGTCGCCAACTACACGGACGGCACAGTGCAGTCGATCGACACGGGCACCCTGAAGACCGGCACTCCGGTCCCGGTCGGCGACGGCCCCGAGAACATGGCGATCACGCCCGACGGCAGAACGCTGTACGTGGCCGACATCCACGACAACACGGTGAGCCCCGTCGACCTCGCCACCGGCAGGGCGGGCGCGGCGATCCCGGTCGGCCCCAGCCCCTTCAACGTCGTGGCGGCCCCGGACAGCAGGACGGTCTACGTCTCCAACTCCGGCGGCTCGACGGTGACTCCGATCGACACGACGACGAACGAGACCGAACCGACCTTCCTGGTCTCCGGCCAGGCGTACGGCCTCGCCCTCTCACCGGACGGCCGGACCCTGTGGGTCAGTCCGAGCAACGGGGACACGATCACCCCGATCGACACGGTGACCGGCGCACCGGGCACCACGGTGAAGGTGGGCAAGTCGGCCTTCGACGTGGCCCTGGACTGGAACGGCGGCACGGCCTACGTCACGACGGCGGACGGCAACTCCCTGGTGCCGGTGGACACCGCCACGAACACCGCCGGGTCACCGCTGACGACCGGCGCGTATCCGCTGGCCGTCGCCTTGACTCCGGTACCTGTCGACTGAGGGCAAGCTGAAAAATGGGCGCGGGGCTGAGTCGAATCTGCGGCTACCGCCGCGCGGGCGCGACCAGCCCCCACCGGCCGCAAGTTCCCCGCGATACCCCAGGCACCCCTAACTCGCCGTACGCCGAACCCGCCCCGCGTACCGCTTCTCCAACTCCAGGTTGCCCTCGAACCCACCGGGCACGTTGGCCGAGACATACACCGGTGGCCGCTCGCCGGAGGCAAGCAGCAGCCCCGAAGCCTCCGCAACCGCCATCTGCACCAGCATCACCCCGGTCAGAGTGGACAGCGCCCCCACCGCCCCACCCCCCGGCAACGACAGCAACGCATCCCCGACGGGCGCCGCGTTGTCCAGCACCACATCCGCCAGGTCCACGAGCTTCTTCCCGCTCGCGTGCCCGGCCGGCACGGCCGCCGTGTGGGTGAGTGAGGTGATCGCGAGGATCTTGTGCCCCTGGTGCCTGGCATGCAGCGCCATCTCCACGATGACGTTGTTGACGCCGGAGTTGGAGATGATGACGAACAGGTCCCGGGCGTGCGGCGCGGCCAGCTCGTAGAGACGGACGGCCACCCCCGGCTCACGTTCCAGCAGCGGGTCGTCGAGGACGCTCGGGTCGTCACCGCCGTAGAGGACGAGGTCGGAGATCTGGAGCCGGTTCGTGGGCACGAGCCCGCCCGCGCGGCCCGCGACCTCCAGGACCATCGCCTGGGAGTGACCGGTGCCGAAGGCGTGGATCACACCGTCGGCGCGGATGCAGTCGGCGATCAGCTCGGCGGCGCGGCGCACGTCCTCGCGGGCGGACTCGGTGACGTGACGGAGGACGTCCAGGCTCTGTTCGGCGAAGCCCTGGGCGCTGACTGACTCGACGGACACGCGACACTCCCCACTGATGGATTGAACCACCATATAATCACCGATCGGTGAATCAATAAACCACAACGCGGTCCTGGTATTCAATCAGTGGTTCTAAGGGTGGCTGATACCTTCTTTGCATGCCTGCGACCGACGTCACCACCCTGATCCGCACCGAGCTGCCCCGGCTGGCCGGTTCCCTGCGGAAGGTCGGCGAGCTGATCCTGGAGGATCCGGCCGCCGTCACCCACTGCTCGGCCGCCGAGCTGGGCCGCCGCACCGGGACCTCGCAGGCCACGGTGACCCGGTTCTGCCGTGCCATCGGACTCGACTCCTATCAGCATCTGCTGATCGAACTGGCCCAGGAGCGCGGCCGCGGCGAGGTCTCCGACTGGGGTTCGGCCGAGATCGGCCCCGACATCTCGCCGGACGACAGCCTTGAGCGGGTCGTCCAGGTGGTGGGCAGCGCGGACCTGCGCGCGATCCAGCAGACCATCGAGCGCATCGACCTCGATGCCCTGGAGCGCGCCGCCCAGGCCCTGGCGAAGGCCCGCCGCATCGACGTGTACGGCGTCGGCGGCAGTGGCGCGGTCGCCCAGGAGACCGAGACCCGGCTGTTCCGCATCGGCTGCCAGGTCCGCGGCTGGACCGAGGTGCACGGCGCGGCCACCTCCGCGGCCCTGCTCACCCCCGCCGACGTGGCCATAGGCATCTCCCACTCCGGCGCCACCCGCGAGACCCTCGAGCCCTTCGAGATGGCCAGGGAGCGGGGCGCGACCACCATCGCCATCACCACCGACCCGCGCTCCCCGCTGGCCAGGGCCGCCGACATCCGGCTCATCTCCTCGACCTCCGAGACCAGCTTCCGCACCGGCAGCATCGGCGGCCGGCACTCCGTCCTGATGATCGTCGACTGCCTCTACGTCCGCGTCGGCCAGGTCGGCTACCAGCGGGCCAGCGCCTCCCTCGCGCTCACCGAGCACATCAGCCCGCAGCACACGGTGAAGGCTCGCCGTACGCGTTGACCATGTCCGATCTTGCATGGATGAACCACCGAGATAACTCAACAATGGTTGTTTGAATCATCCTCTCAGTGCCAGGATGGGGCTCCCCCGAGTCATCTCGTAGGAGCCCCATGCGTGTCACCGCTGTTGAGTCGACCGAGTTGTTCGTCGGTACACCCGAGCGGCCGCTCCAGGTGGTGGCCGTCGCCATCGAGCACCTTCCGGGTCGCTCGGTCCGCGTCACCGTCGAGGGACGCGGCACCGGAGAGACGGTCGTCACCGTCGGCGAGAACGGCACCGTGCGCGCCGAGATACCCGTGACCGGCGACGGCGGGCCCATCACGGTCACCGCGACCGACGGCGACGAGAGCGCGCACGACACCGGAGAGTTCACGGTCGCCGAGCCCGGCTGGACCATGTTCATGGTCAGCCACTTCCACTACGACCCCGTCTGGTGGAACACCCAGGGCGCCTACACCGAGACCTGGGACGTCGCCGACGCCCCGGTCACCACCGGTCTCCCGGCCCGCACCTTCGACTCGCGCGGCCAGTCCGGGATGAGCCTGGTCCGCGCCCACTGCGACCTGGCCCGGCGCGACCCGGCGTACACCTTCGTGCTGGCCGAGGTCGACTACCTCAAGCCGTACTGGGACTCCTTCCCGGAGGAGCGCGGCTTCCTGCGCGAGCTGATCCGCACCGGCCGCGTCGAGATCATGGGCGGCACCTACAACGAGCCGAACACCAATCTCACCGGCGCCGAGGCGACCGTACGCAATGCGCTGTACGGCGACGGATACCAGCGCGCGATCCTCGGGGCGTCCCCGGAGACGGCCTGGCAGCTGGACGCGTTCGGGCACGACCCGCAGTTCCCCGGGCTGATGGCCGACGCCGGGGTGACGTCCAGCTCCTGGGCGCGCGGTCCCTTCCACCAGTGGGGCCCCACCCTGTCCGTCTTCGGCGAGGAGCCGCGGGACCCGACGCGGATGCAGTTCCCGGCGGAGTTCGACTGGATCGCACCCTCGGGGCGCGGGCTCCTCACCGCGTACATGGTCAACCACTACGGCGCCGGCTGGCGGATCGACAACGCGCCGACGCTGCCCGAAGCGGAGGCGGAGGCGTTCAAGCTCTTCCAGGGGCTCAAGAAGGTCGCGCTCACACGCAACGTGCTGCTCCCGGTCGGCGGCGACTACGCGCCGCCGTGCCGCTGGGTGATGGACATCCACCGGAGCTGGAACGCCCGTTACGTCTGGCCCCGGTTCATCAGTGCCGTCCCCCGGGACTTCTTCGCCGCCGTGCGCGCGGAGCTGGACGCCGAGGGCCGCAGGGCCTCGCCGCAGACCCGGGACATGAACCCGGTCTACACCGGCAAGGACGTCTCCTACATCGACACCAAGCAGGCCCAGCGTTACGGCGAGACGCTCCTCGCCGACGCGGAGGCCTGGGCGACCCTCGCCTCCCTCGTCACCGGGCACGCCTATCCGGACGCGGCCCTCGACAAGGCCTGGCGGCAACTCGTCTACGGCGCCCACCACGACGCCATCACCGGCTCGGAGTCGGACCAGGTGTACATCGATCTCCTCACCGGCTGGCGGGAGTTGGCCGACCTAGCCGAGACCGTGCACGCGGATGCCACCAAGGCGCTGGCCGACCGGGTCGAGCCGGGCACCGGCCCGGACCTGGTGGTCTTCAACCCGACGACCTGGGAACGACAGGACGTGCTGACCGTCGACGACCCGGGCCTGGTGCCCGTCGGCGACGACTTCCAGCCGCTGCCGGCCGTGCGCGAGCAGGACGGCACCCTGCGGGTCGTCGTCCCGCAGGTGCCCGGCATGGGCCTCAAGACCCTGCCCCTGGCGGCCGGTTCCCTCCCCGGATGGACCTCCGGCGAGGGGACCACCATTCGCAACGAGTTCTACGAGGTGACGGTCGACGCGGCTCGCGGCGGTGCCGTGAGCAGCCTGCGGGCGGTGACCGAGGGCGGCCGGGAGCTGCTGCCCGCCGGGGAGATCGGCAACGAACTCGTCGTCCAGGAGGAGTTCCCGAGACACCCGCGCTTCGGCGAGGGCCCCTGGCACCTCACCCCGACCGGCACGACCGCCGCGCGCGGCCGTGACGTGACCGCCGACATCGAAGTCGCTCACTCCCCGGCCGGCTCCCGGATCACCGTCCGTGCCGACCTCGGCCTCTTCAAGTACACCCAGCGGCTCACCCTTTGGGCGGGCGTCGACCGTCTCGACGTCTCCACGACGATCGACGGCTACGACGGCGCCGACCGCCTGATCCGGGTCCGCTGGCCCTCCGACGTGCGGGGCGGGCTGCCCGTGCACGAGGTCGCCGACGCGGTGATCGGGCGCGGCTTCGGCTTCGTGGAGGTGGACAGCGAGCAGTTCCCGTGGACGCTGGACAACCCGGCCAACACCTGGTTCGGACTCGGTTCCACGGCCCGGGTCCTCCTGCACGACGACTCCGGTGCGCCGCTCGGCAGGCGGGCCATCGGCGTCGCGGAGCTGGTGTACGCCGACTGGGACGAGGCCGGTGAGCTGGGCGCCCCGCTCGCGGCGGCCCTCGTCCGCGCGGGCGTCACCGCCACCTCGACCATCGCGGGCGGCCCCCGCTACGGAGACCTGGAGGTGGACTCCAACCTCCCCGACATCCGGATCGCCGTCGGCGGCCCGGAGCGCAACTCGCTGGTCGCCGAGGCGCTCGCCATGGACCCGGCCGCCGACCGCGAGCTGCGCCGCCAGGTCGCCGAGCGGGGCGTGGCGTCCGTGTGGGTCGCACCGCGCGCCTCGCTGCGCGAGGAGTGGGTGCCGGGCGCCGACCTGCGCGACCTGGAACGCCTGCCCCTGCTCGTGATCGCGGGCTCGGACCCCTCGGGTGACGCCAAGGCGGTCGACGCGCTGATCGCCGACCTGGAGGACTTCACCGTCACGGCCACGGCGCCGGGCGGTGGCGAGGCCCTGCCGCCGGGCGACGCCTGGGACGGGCGCGGCTTCGCCGTCCTGAACCGCGGCACACCGGGCTGTGTGGTCACCTCCTCCGGAGACCTCTACATGTCCCTGATGCGCTCCTGCACCGGCTGGCCGTCCGGCATCTGGGTCGACCCGCCCCGCCGCACGACCCCCGACGGGTCGGGCTTCCAGCTCCAGCGCTGGTCGCACACCTTCGAGTACGCGGTCGTGGCGGGCGAGGGTGACTGGCGGGACCTCCGACTCCCCGCCCGCGGCCATGAGTTCAACCATCCGCTCACGGCCCGGGTGCGCGGTGGGTCCACGTCCCCGCTCCTGCCCAGGAAGACCTCCCTGCTGACGGTCGAGCCCGCCGGCGAGGTGCTTGTCGACGCCCTCAAGCCGCTGGGCTCCCCGCTGGCACGGGGCGGCACGACGCCGGCGGACCCGGGACGCGGGGTCGTCGTCCGCGTGCACGAGGTGAACGGACGGCCGGTGCGGGCACGGGTGCGCGGGCCGGTCGCCTGGACGGAGGGCGCCCGGGCGGACGTACTGGAAAGGCCCGGGGAGTCGCTGATCCCGGACGGCGAGGGGGCTCTGGAGGCGGAGCTGACCGGCTTCGAGGTGGCCACCGTCCTGGCCACGCCGCCACAGGCTCCCGAACCGACGGCCGACCCCGGTGTCGCCGCCCACGAGCCCGCCCAGCCCGTCCACACCCGTTACTGGCTGCACAACTCCGGGCCCGCCCCACGCGGCAACATGCCCGTCTCCGTCTACCTCTCCCCCACGGCTCTGACCGCCTCCGGCCCCGTCACGGCGACGGTCCGGATCAGCTCGGAGCTCACCGACACCTCGACGAACGGCACGGTGCTCTTCGAGGTGCCGCCCGGCTGGTCCGCGGAGCCCG includes:
- a CDS encoding SIS domain-containing protein, which produces MSVESVSAQGFAEQSLDVLRHVTESAREDVRRAAELIADCIRADGVIHAFGTGHSQAMVLEVAGRAGGLVPTNRLQISDLVLYGGDDPSVLDDPLLEREPGVAVRLYELAAPHARDLFVIISNSGVNNVIVEMALHARHQGHKILAITSLTHTAAVPAGHASGKKLVDLADVVLDNAAPVGDALLSLPGGGAVGALSTLTGVMLVQMAVAEASGLLLASGERPPVYVSANVPGGFEGNLELEKRYAGRVRRTAS
- a CDS encoding MurR/RpiR family transcriptional regulator; the encoded protein is MPATDVTTLIRTELPRLAGSLRKVGELILEDPAAVTHCSAAELGRRTGTSQATVTRFCRAIGLDSYQHLLIELAQERGRGEVSDWGSAEIGPDISPDDSLERVVQVVGSADLRAIQQTIERIDLDALERAAQALAKARRIDVYGVGGSGAVAQETETRLFRIGCQVRGWTEVHGAATSAALLTPADVAIGISHSGATRETLEPFEMARERGATTIAITTDPRSPLARAADIRLISSTSETSFRTGSIGGRHSVLMIVDCLYVRVGQVGYQRASASLALTEHISPQHTVKARRTR
- a CDS encoding NEW3 domain-containing protein, translating into MRVTAVESTELFVGTPERPLQVVAVAIEHLPGRSVRVTVEGRGTGETVVTVGENGTVRAEIPVTGDGGPITVTATDGDESAHDTGEFTVAEPGWTMFMVSHFHYDPVWWNTQGAYTETWDVADAPVTTGLPARTFDSRGQSGMSLVRAHCDLARRDPAYTFVLAEVDYLKPYWDSFPEERGFLRELIRTGRVEIMGGTYNEPNTNLTGAEATVRNALYGDGYQRAILGASPETAWQLDAFGHDPQFPGLMADAGVTSSSWARGPFHQWGPTLSVFGEEPRDPTRMQFPAEFDWIAPSGRGLLTAYMVNHYGAGWRIDNAPTLPEAEAEAFKLFQGLKKVALTRNVLLPVGGDYAPPCRWVMDIHRSWNARYVWPRFISAVPRDFFAAVRAELDAEGRRASPQTRDMNPVYTGKDVSYIDTKQAQRYGETLLADAEAWATLASLVTGHAYPDAALDKAWRQLVYGAHHDAITGSESDQVYIDLLTGWRELADLAETVHADATKALADRVEPGTGPDLVVFNPTTWERQDVLTVDDPGLVPVGDDFQPLPAVREQDGTLRVVVPQVPGMGLKTLPLAAGSLPGWTSGEGTTIRNEFYEVTVDAARGGAVSSLRAVTEGGRELLPAGEIGNELVVQEEFPRHPRFGEGPWHLTPTGTTAARGRDVTADIEVAHSPAGSRITVRADLGLFKYTQRLTLWAGVDRLDVSTTIDGYDGADRLIRVRWPSDVRGGLPVHEVADAVIGRGFGFVEVDSEQFPWTLDNPANTWFGLGSTARVLLHDDSGAPLGRRAIGVAELVYADWDEAGELGAPLAAALVRAGVTATSTIAGGPRYGDLEVDSNLPDIRIAVGGPERNSLVAEALAMDPAADRELRRQVAERGVASVWVAPRASLREEWVPGADLRDLERLPLLVIAGSDPSGDAKAVDALIADLEDFTVTATAPGGGEALPPGDAWDGRGFAVLNRGTPGCVVTSSGDLYMSLMRSCTGWPSGIWVDPPRRTTPDGSGFQLQRWSHTFEYAVVAGEGDWRDLRLPARGHEFNHPLTARVRGGSTSPLLPRKTSLLTVEPAGEVLVDALKPLGSPLARGGTTPADPGRGVVVRVHEVNGRPVRARVRGPVAWTEGARADVLERPGESLIPDGEGALEAELTGFEVATVLATPPQAPEPTADPGVAAHEPAQPVHTRYWLHNSGPAPRGNMPVSVYLSPTALTASGPVTATVRISSELTDTSTNGTVLFEVPPGWSAEPAELPYALGPGGFSLAEVTVTPPPDAEPGRHWLTARLSYGGQNYEDVIGLDVPGGPPAGQGLVCELNADRVTVRRGERAQVPVSLHNTTRGPVGGQLWAVSSWGTWQGVGPGLRGFTVPGGEQVECAIEVDGSAIPPGSYWLMAKAAWNGHVAYTKAIALEVTE